In Nymphaea colorata isolate Beijing-Zhang1983 chromosome 5, ASM883128v2, whole genome shotgun sequence, one genomic interval encodes:
- the LOC126410104 gene encoding pentatricopeptide repeat-containing protein At2g36980, mitochondrial-like yields the protein MKCLPKSAPAGLAWKLETIMPSKVFDEMPQPSLHYYTSRIVSLARSGTIHSARLLFDRLPQKDLVSWNAMLSAYSQTGYHREALCLFMDMRMAGLSCDPYSFTAAVSACANAGELNHGKKLHGLIISLGFDSCLPVCNSLIDMYGKLFLPFCSLTIVGHMKELNYVSWCSLLSSYVQSGLLEDANCVFNEMPERTVVAWNTMIAGYACHGDVGSCFNLFKEMRRTGKSPELPTFLSLMSVCYDAGHASHGLMCHACIAKSGLDMVVEVTNSLLSFYAKFDCLQEATKLFKCLDHRTHVSWNVMIDAHMRHENMDEAFTLFQLAPEKNIISWTIMIVGCTRNGYSKLSLDLFVKMRANQLQPDDFTFGAVLHACSSLALLGHGKVVHACIVRMGFCSSVYVANGLINMYAKCGDLLEANKVFGAIKNKDKISWNALISGLGQHGKAEEVLRLFKTMVVSNMRPDKVTFIGLLIACRHSGLFEQAWQHFESMIHDYGVTPDADHVACMIDILGRAGSLREACSLVKDSYNTEVDVSGSLLVSCLLHGDVDLARRVAGNLLLMEPKEEVGYVLLSNLYCGLGQWLEAQSVRKYMVKQGVRKQPGCSWIEVKNNVVAFVAGDSSHPEINVICKILHSLASQMGSNSYNPLDSESNLSSK from the exons ATGAAATGTCTGCCAAAATCTGCTCCAGCAG GGTTGGCATGGAAACTTGAGACCATAATGCCCTCAAAAGTGTTTGACGAAATGCCCCAGCCAAGTTTGCACTACTATACCTCCAGAATTGTCAGCCTAGCACGTTCTGGTACAATCCACAGTGCACGCCTGTTGTTTGATAGATTGCCTCAGAAGGACTTAGTGTCTTGGAATGCCATGTTATCAGCATACTCACAAACTGGGTATCATAGAGAAGCATTGTGTTTGTTTATGGACATGAGAATGGCAGGGCTTAGCTGTGATCCTTACTCTTTTACTGCTGCTGTCAGTGCATGTGCTAATGCGGGTGAGCTCAATCATGGCAAAAAATTGCATGGTTTGATTATTTCTCTGGGGTTTGATTCATGCTTGCCTGTTTGCAATTCACTTATAGACATGTATGGCAAGTTATTTCTCCCATTCTGCTCTTTGACTATCGTTGGGCACATGAAGGAGCTCAATTATGTGTCGTGGTGCTCTCTGCTTTCATCATATGTGCAATCAGGATTACTTGAGGATGCCAATTGTGTGTTTAATGAAATGCCAGAAAGGACAGTTGTTGCATGGAATACTATGATTGCTGGTTATGCTTGCCATGGGGATGTCGGTTCatgttttaatttgtttaagGAAATGAGGAGGACTGGCAAATCCCCTGAGCTCCCGACATTTTTGAGTCTCATGAGTGTATGTTATGATGCAGGGCATGCTTCTCATGGCCTTATGTGCCATGCCTGCATAGCAAAGTCTGGTCTGGACATGGTGGTAGAGGTGACCAACTCACTTCTTAGCTTCTATGCTAAATTTGATTGCTTGCAGGAAGCCACTAAGCTCTTTAAATGTCTGGATCATCGTACACATGTATCATGGAATGTGATGATTGATGCCCACATGAGACATGAGAATATGGATGAGGCCTTTACTTTGTTTCAGTTGGCACCTGAGAAAAACATTATTTCCTGGACTATCATGATTGTGGGGTGCACCAGGAATGGGTATAGCAAACTGTCACTAGACCTCTTTGTTAAAATGCGGGCAAATCAGCTTCAACCGGATGATTTTACTTTTGGAGCTGTGCTTCATGCATGTTCTAGCTTAGCATTACTTGGACATGGTAAGGTAGTACATGCTTGCATTGTTCGAATGGGTTTCTGTTCTTCTGTTTATGTTGCTAATGGTTTGATCAACATGTATGCCAAATGTGGGGACTTGCTTGAAGCAAACAAAGTGTTTGGTGCTataaaaaacaaagacaaaatttCTTGGAATGCATTGATCAGTGGGCTTGGACAGCATGGCAAAGCTGAGGAAGTGTTGAGACTCTTCAAGacaatggttgtgtcaaatatGAGGCCTGATAAGGTCACTTTCATTGGGTTGTTGATAGCATGTAGGCATAGTGGTCTGTTCGAACAAGCGTGGCAGCATTTTGAGTCTATGATCCATGATTACGGGGTCACACCCGATGCTGATCATGTAGCATGCATGATTGATATTTTAGGTCGAGCTGGGTCTTTGAGAGAGGCATGTTCCCTTGTCAAGGATTCTTACAACACAGAGGTTGATGTCAGTGGTTCATTGCTTGTCTCGTGTCTGCTGCATGGAGATGTTGACCTTGCGAGGAGAGTAGCAGGAAACTTATTACTCATGGAGCCAAAGGAGGAGGTTGGTTATGTCTTACTATCCAACTTATACTGTGGCCTTGGCCAGTGGCTGGAAGCTCAGAGTGTGAGGAAGTATATGGTCAAGCAAGGGGTAAGGAAGCAACCTGGTTGTAGCTGGATTGAGGTGAAAAACAACGTAGTAGCTTTTGTGGCGGGTGACTCTTCGCATCCTGAAATCAATGTCATCTGCAAAATTTTGCACTCATTAGCTAGCCAAATGGGAAGCAATAGTTATAACCCGTTAGATTCAGAAAGCAATCTcagttcaaaatga
- the LOC116254203 gene encoding pentatricopeptide repeat-containing protein At1g08070, chloroplastic-like, which translates to MSSMLRTGLLPSQLLTTLRSSSLPINLLRQIHAQFVVNPILCPTLHIFNSIIHAYALTAAPKQAFTFYVAYAHLLQPNNFTLQFLLKACSRSSSVWEAFQVHTVCLKLGFHSYTFLQNALVHLYSVCGQLGLARKVFDEIPQRDLVSYNCMVHGYAESGDMDAAFRLFEQIHEPNVITRTAMVVGYAATGDIESARKMFDEMPERDLASWNALITCYAKCGIPTEAIALFRQMQECGIRPNAVTITTLLSACASIGALDMGKWIHVYLNKNGFHLDFHLGSALVDMYAKCGSIELALQVFNSLGEKNLCTWNAMINGLAMHGHAEQALVVFNQLLDHGTMRPDEVTLVGVLTACSHGGFVDEGLRHFHFTAKKYGVALVLEHYACIVDLLSRCGLLKEAEEVIKSMPIEPDIVVWRALLGGCRLHKNVEFGERVIAEMNASSSGDYVLLSNIYGSTGRWEDVEDVRRKMKAKGIKKEPGFSLIEINNTLHEFISGDKSHPRYTDIYAKLEELTLNMSAEGYIAETGLVLYDIHEEEKEQALGLHSEKLAIALGLISTSPGVTLRIVKNLRVCGDCHSATKFISKICNREIIVRDRIRFHHFKDGLCSCKDYW; encoded by the coding sequence ATGTCAAGCATGCTCAGAACTGGCCTCCTACCGAGCCAATTGCTTACCACCTTGCGTTCATCTTCACTACCCATCAATCTACTTAGACAAATTCATGCCCAGTTTGTTGTGAATCCTATTTTGTGCCCAACCCTTCACATTTTCAACTCTATAATCCACGCCTATGCTCTCACTGCTGCACCCAAGCAAGCCTTCACCTTCTATGTGGCTTATGCCCACCTGCTTCAACCCAACAATTTCACTCTCCAGTTCCTTCTCAAGGCGTGTTCTCGATCATCCTCTGTTTGGGAGGCGTTTCAAGTCCACACCGTCTGTCTGAAGTTAGGGTTTCATTCCTACACTTTCCTACAGAATGCTCTTGTGCATCTTTACAGCGTTTGTGGTCAGTTAGGTCTAGCGCGCAAAGTCTTTGATGAGATACCTCAACGGGATCTGGTGTCTTATAACTGTATGGTTCATGGGTATGCTGAGTCCGGGGATATGGATGCTGCCTTTAGGCTGTTTGAGCAGATACATGAGCCTAATGTTATCACAAGGACAGCAATGGTTGTGGGATATGCTGCAACAGGTGATATTGAATCTGCAAGGaaaatgtttgatgaaatgccagAACGTGATCTGGCATCCTGGAATGCTTTGATTACGTGTTATGCCAAGTGTGGGATCCCAACTGAAGCTATTGCCTTGTTCAGGCAAATGCAGGAATGTGGCATCAGGCCAAACGCGGTGACAATCACAACGTTGCTGTCTGCATGTGCCAGCATTGGAGCCCTGGACATGGGCAAGTGGATACATGTTTATTTGAACAAGAACGGATTTCATTTGGACTTCCATTTGGGCTCTGCATTGGTGGACATGTATGCTAAATGTGGGAGTATTGAGTTGGCTTTGCAAGTCTTCAATTCATTAGGGGAGAAAAATCTATGTACATGGAATGCCATGATCAATGGTTTGGCAATGCATGGCCATGCAGAGCAAGCATTGGTTGTGTTTAACCAATTGCTGGACCATGGAACCATGAGACCAGATGAAGTTACACTTGTTGGAGTCCTTACAGCTTGTAGTCATGGaggatttgttgatgaaggTCTAAGACACTTCCACTTCACAGCCAAGAAATATGGGGTGGCCCTGGTCCTGGAgcattatgcatgcatagttgatCTTCTGAGTCGTTGTGGTCTGCTCAAGGAAGCTGAGGAAGTTATCAAGAGTATGCCAATTGAACCTGATATTGTTGTTTGGAGGGCTTTGTTGGGTGGTTGCAGATTGCACAAGAATGTGGAATTTGGAGAGAGAGTTATAGCAGAAATGAACGCCAGTAGTAGTGGAGATTATGTCCTTCTTTCTAACATCTATGGCTCTACTGGTAGATGGGAAGATGTGGAGGATGTGAGGAGAAAAATGAAGGCGAAGGGGATTAAGAAGGAACCAGGTTTTAGTCTAATTGAGATCAACAATACTTTACATGAGTTCATTTCAGGTGACAAGTCTCACCCTAGATACACAGACATATATGCAAAATTAGAGGAGCTGACACTAAATATGTCTGCAGAGGGATACATAGCAGAGACAGGACTGGTGTTGTATGACatacatgaagaagagaaagagcaggCCCTTGGCCTTCACAGTGAGAAGTTGGCAATAGCTTTAGGGCTTATAAGTACATCCCCTGGTGTCACTCTTAGGATTGTGAAGAATCTTAGGGTGTGTGGTGATTGCCATTCAGCAACAAAATTCATATCTAAGATTTGCAATCGAGAAATCATAGTTCGGGATAGAATTAGATTCCACCATTTCAAAGATGGTTTGTGTTCATGTAAAGATTACTGgtaa